One Drosophila kikkawai strain 14028-0561.14 chromosome 3L, DkikHiC1v2, whole genome shotgun sequence genomic window carries:
- the MsR2 gene encoding LOW QUALITY PROTEIN: uncharacterized protein MsR2 (The sequence of the model RefSeq protein was modified relative to this genomic sequence to represent the inferred CDS: substituted 1 base at 1 genomic stop codon): MVTNMSQPHYCGTGIDDFHTNYKYFHGYFSLIVCILGTIANTLNIIVLTRREMRSPTNAILTGLAVADLAVMLEYIPYTVHDYILSARLPREEQLSYSWACFIKFHSVFPQVLHTISIWLTVTLAVWRYIAVSYPQRNRIWCGMRTTLITIATAYVVCVLVVSPWLYLVSAIAKFLETLDASGKTIASVPLSQYILDYNREQEEDVTMQVMSSTTPDISWAMPSGSANGTAVSVLTLTTVVPLTSWTPGTTPAMMGERNVTVYKLYHSALALHDRQFRNATFLIYSVLIKLIPCFALTVLSVRLIGALLEAKRRRKILACHAANDMQPIVNGKVVVTPTQPKSCKLLEKEKQTDRTTRMLLAVLLLFLITEFPQGIMGLLNALLGDAFFLQCYLKLSDLMDILALINSSINFILYCSMSRQFRSTFALLFRPRWLDKWLPLSQHDGEGRGGGSGYGYGYGGGGGYGRQRLLHTDAASKSMAIDLGLTTQVTNVXHESSGRAAVSTAAAASSTAAAGAATSLAAASAAAAASTAAAAATSTTAATEIDGCAGATNDISLVEVLHAQPGQKRGEVSVASQNRRSRSGSGKCIWPTTEWLRKLRHQKPHKEADACTDTDLELGRTTINRRSSVLLMVLLSSSDEVKAKAVLVSDQHQQSSTQQEVKLDEDVEDAIDALWLVAVVDCEPLFASASLCWKIKWKFCDFFRGAALNTL; encoded by the exons ATGGTCACGAACATGTCGCAGCCGCATTATTGCGGCACTGGCATCGATGATTTTCACACAAA CTACAAATACTTCCATGGCTACTTCTCGCTTATTGTCTGCATCCTGGGCACTATCGCAAATACCCTAAATATTATTGTGCTAACCCGAAGGGAGATGCGATCCCCAACGAATGCCATACTCACGGGTCTGGCGGTGGCCGATCTGGCTGTGATGCTGGAATATATTCCCTATACGGTCCACGATTATATACTCAGTGCCCGGCTGCCGCGGGAGGAGCAGCTGAGCTACAGCTGGGCCTGCTTCATCAAGTTCCACTCGGTGTTCCCCCAGGTGCTGCACACCATCTCTATTTGGCTCACCGTAACGCTGGCCGTGTGGCGTTACATAGCGGTGAGTTATCCCCAACGGAATCGGATCTGGTGTGGCATGAGAACGACGCTGATCACCATTGCCACGGCCTATGTGGTGTGTGTTCTGGTAGTGTCACCGTGGCTGTATCTGGTCTCAGCCATAGCCAAGTTCCTGGAGACGCTGGATGCGAGTGGCAAGACCATAGCTTCGGTGCCGTTGAGTCAGTATATACTGGACTACAATcgggagcaggaggaggatgtAACCATGCAGGTCATGTCCAGCACTACGCCAGATATATCCTGGGCGATGCCGAGTGGTTCGGCCAATGGAACGGCCGTCAGTGTGCTGACCCTGACCACAGTGGTGCCTCTCACCAGCTGGACACCAGGGACAACTCCGGCGATGATGGGTGAACGAAACGTGACGGTCTACAAGCTATATCACAGTGCCTTGGCCCTGCACGATCGACAGTTCAGGAACGCCACCTTCCTCATCTACAGTGTCCTGATCAAGCTGATACCCTGCTTTGCCCTGACCGTGCTCTCGGTGCGGTTAATCGGCGCTTTGTTGGAGGCCAAGCGGAGGAGGAAGATCCTTGCGTGCCATGCGGCCAACGACATGCAGCCGATAGTCAACGGGAAGGTGGTGGTGACGCCCACTCAGCCCAAGAGCTGCAAGTTGTtggagaaggagaagcagACGGATCGAACGACCAGGATGCTCCTGGcggtgctgctgctcttccTAATCACCGAGTTCCCGCAGGGGATTATGGGCCTGCTGAATGCTCTCCTCGGCGATGCCTTCTTCCTGCAGTGTTACCTAAAGCTGA GTGACCTAATGGACATCTTGGCACTTATTAATTCGAGCATCAATTTCATCCTTTACTGCTCGATGAGTCGCCAGTTCCGTAGCACGTTCGCCCTACTCTTCCGGCCGCGCTGGCTGGACAAGTGGCTGCCGCTCTCTCAGCATGACGGCGAAGGACGCGGCGGGGGGAGTGGGTATGGCTATGGCtacggcggcggtggtggctaTGGAAGGCAGCGATTACTACACACGGACGCCGCCAGCAAGAGCATGGCCATCGATCTCGGCCTGACGACGCAAGTGACGAATGTGTAGCACGAGAGCAGCGGCCGGGCAGCGGTGTCAACCGCAGCGGCGGCATCATCCacagctgcagcaggagcagcaacatcaCTAGCAGCAGcttctgcagcagcagcagcatccacagcagcagctgcagcaacatCAACGACAGCAGCGACTGAAATTGATGGATGTGCTGGCGCCACAAACGACATCAGCCTGGTGGAAGTGCTGCACGCGCAGCCCGGCCAAAAAAGAGGAGAGGTTTCAG TTGCCAGCCAGAATCGTAGAAGtcgcagtggcagtggcaagtGCATTTGGCCCACCACGGAGTGGCTAAGAAAACTGCGGCACCAAAAGCCACACAAGGAGGCCGATGCCTGTACTGATACCGATCTAGAGTTGGGCAGGACTACTATCAACAGACGCAGCAGTGTCCTGTTGATGGTCCTGCTCAGCAGTTCCGATGAGGTCAAAGCCAAGGCCGTTCTGGTCAGTGACCAGCATCAGCAGTCTAGCACACAGCAGGAGGTGAAGCTGGACGAGGACGTGGAGGATGCCATCGATGCTCTCTGGCT CGTTGCAGTTGTGGATTGTGAGCCCCTCTTCGCTTCGGCTTCGCTCTGCTGGAAAATCAAATGGAAATTCTGCGATTTCTTCCGGGGAGCAGCTTTGAACACTTTGTGA